The Pricia mediterranea genome includes a window with the following:
- a CDS encoding helix-turn-helix domain-containing protein has protein sequence MVQFRMHYNPTEVCRLLVTEHLNVLGISFSFDGSGELTVHSALSERQLLMVAEALKTYGITLSDKEDGNIVKAVKHAIETLIKTPDMRTEKISVYLSEKLGYSYSYLSNRFSEETHSSIENFIILRRIEYAKRLMLEDGMSLTEVARRLDYSSVAHLSGQFKKITGLTPTAFLRIIEKRNKVRTT, from the coding sequence ATGGTACAATTTCGGATGCATTACAACCCCACTGAAGTATGTCGTTTACTTGTGACGGAACATTTAAATGTCTTGGGGATATCTTTTAGCTTTGACGGATCCGGAGAACTGACCGTTCATAGTGCCCTTTCCGAAAGACAACTTCTGATGGTGGCCGAGGCCCTTAAAACGTACGGCATTACCCTATCGGACAAAGAGGATGGGAATATCGTTAAGGCCGTAAAACATGCCATTGAAACACTGATTAAGACGCCCGACATGCGAACGGAAAAGATATCCGTTTATCTCTCCGAAAAATTGGGTTATTCGTATTCTTATTTATCTAATCGTTTTTCCGAGGAAACCCATTCGTCCATCGAGAATTTTATTATCTTGCGGAGAATTGAGTACGCTAAAAGATTAATGCTCGAAGACGGGATGAGCCTAACAGAAGTTGCCCGTAGGCTCGATTATAGTAGTGTCGCCCACTTGTCGGGCCAATTCAAAAAAATCACGGGCCTCACCCCAACTGCTTTTTTACGTATTATCGAGAAGAGAAATAAAGTCCGTACAACCTAA
- a CDS encoding response regulator, producing the protein MSTTPLKIVLVDDDEDDRLFFADALQEIDIATELTEFHNGQELLDCLHASDTAAYPHLIFLDLNMPVMDGFECLREIRKNPELKDLVVAIYSTSSSEKDIEETFVHGANIYINKPNRFEELKKTIGQVVRRNWHYHENETDKANFLFRI; encoded by the coding sequence ATGAGCACCACCCCCCTGAAAATTGTGCTGGTAGACGACGATGAAGACGATAGATTGTTCTTTGCCGACGCATTGCAAGAGATAGATATCGCCACCGAACTGACGGAATTTCACAACGGCCAAGAATTACTCGATTGCCTGCATGCAAGTGATACTGCTGCTTACCCTCACCTGATTTTCCTCGACTTAAATATGCCCGTGATGGACGGTTTTGAATGCTTGCGAGAAATCAGAAAGAACCCTGAACTCAAAGATTTAGTGGTAGCCATCTACTCCACCTCATCTTCCGAGAAAGACATCGAGGAAACCTTTGTTCATGGAGCCAACATTTATATCAATAAACCTAACCGGTTCGAAGAGCTTAAAAAGACGATTGGTCAAGTGGTAAGACGCAATTGGCATTATCACGAAAATGAGACGGATAAAGCCAATTTTCTGTTTCGAATTTAA
- a CDS encoding DUF1328 domain-containing protein — protein MLRWTVIFVILAIVAAVFGFGGIAEGAASIAKILFFIFLVLFVISLIMGRKKL, from the coding sequence ATGTTACGTTGGACAGTTATTTTCGTGATTTTAGCCATTGTAGCCGCAGTCTTCGGATTCGGTGGTATTGCTGAAGGAGCTGCAAGTATTGCCAAAATCCTATTTTTTATATTTTTGGTCCTCTTCGTGATTTCTTTGATCATGGGAAGAAAAAAACTCTAA